One window of Acidimicrobiales bacterium genomic DNA carries:
- a CDS encoding GAF domain-containing SpoIIE family protein phosphatase has translation MSRPGRAERPQAAARRLAFLLAASRSVAARLDEDDALEAFARIAVTAMADMCIIDLREPDGRLRRAAVAHADPDIEERVREALRRWPPDAAGQHPAAEALRTGTTQESAELTNGFPDATTADPDATRLLRQLRLCSSLVVPLTARGHTLGTVLLLSTATGRAIGPDDIDVLEDVARLAALAVDNARLVAGERAARETAEAARAGVALLAEATSVLTETLEPIAALERLASLLVPALADWCRVDLHDETVGVRRAAMTHLDPATEAAVRAVDDGVPVDPSGDSPVAQVLRTGNPLLFEQATDDVLVASARTRDQLEVYRSLGLRSLLVVPLQARGDVLGTLTLGSSSSERRFDEDDLALARDLGRRAGLAIDNARLYQHEHRTAAVLQQALLPKQLPAVPGLALAARYLPATTGAEVGGDWYDVLPLADGRVGLVIGDVVGHDIEAASVMGTLRHVLRAYAWPGAGPASVIRRVDELALGPEPGALATLVYAIYDPARRQLHWSSAGHPPPLLVRPDGRADYLLGANSTLVGVGPDVDRTERRATLDVGTTLVLYTDGLVETRDASLATGMDRLATLAESRPSASPDDLVDLLLADVQAAEQRKDDVAILVARVVA, from the coding sequence ATGAGCCGACCTGGTCGCGCCGAGCGCCCGCAGGCCGCGGCCCGCCGGCTGGCCTTCCTGCTTGCCGCCAGCCGTTCGGTGGCGGCACGTCTCGACGAGGACGACGCCCTCGAGGCGTTCGCCCGCATCGCCGTCACGGCCATGGCCGACATGTGCATCATCGACCTGCGTGAACCCGACGGTCGGCTGCGCCGGGCGGCGGTGGCCCACGCCGATCCCGACATCGAGGAGCGGGTACGCGAGGCCCTTCGCCGTTGGCCGCCCGACGCCGCTGGACAGCATCCCGCGGCCGAGGCGCTGCGCACGGGCACGACACAGGAATCGGCGGAGCTGACCAACGGGTTCCCCGACGCGACCACGGCCGACCCTGACGCCACGCGCCTGCTGCGCCAGTTGCGACTCTGCTCGTCCCTGGTCGTGCCGCTGACGGCTCGGGGTCACACACTCGGCACCGTTCTGCTGCTGTCCACGGCGACCGGACGGGCCATCGGTCCCGACGACATCGACGTCCTCGAGGACGTCGCCCGCCTCGCGGCGCTGGCCGTCGACAACGCCCGCCTCGTCGCCGGCGAGCGAGCCGCCCGAGAGACCGCCGAGGCCGCCCGAGCTGGGGTCGCCCTCCTGGCCGAGGCGACGAGCGTGCTCACCGAGACGCTCGAGCCCATCGCCGCTCTCGAGCGCCTCGCCTCACTGCTGGTGCCGGCGTTGGCCGACTGGTGCCGGGTCGACCTGCACGACGAGACGGTCGGCGTGCGCCGGGCGGCGATGACCCATCTCGACCCGGCCACCGAGGCGGCCGTTCGCGCCGTCGACGATGGCGTGCCCGTCGATCCGAGCGGCGACTCCCCTGTGGCCCAGGTGCTGCGAACCGGCAACCCGCTGCTGTTCGAGCAGGCGACCGACGACGTGCTCGTGGCCAGCGCCCGGACGCGGGACCAGCTCGAGGTCTACCGGTCCCTCGGCCTGCGCTCGCTGCTCGTCGTGCCCCTCCAGGCCCGCGGCGACGTCCTCGGCACCCTTACGCTGGGCTCGTCGAGCTCGGAACGCCGCTTCGACGAGGACGACCTGGCGCTGGCTCGCGACCTGGGCCGGCGGGCGGGACTGGCCATCGACAACGCCCGGCTGTACCAACACGAGCATCGCACGGCGGCGGTCCTCCAGCAGGCCCTGCTGCCCAAGCAGCTCCCCGCCGTCCCCGGTCTGGCCCTCGCGGCCCGCTACCTGCCGGCCACCACCGGCGCCGAGGTCGGTGGGGACTGGTATGACGTGCTCCCCCTCGCCGACGGCCGCGTGGGGCTGGTGATCGGCGACGTGGTGGGCCACGACATCGAGGCGGCCAGTGTCATGGGGACGCTACGGCACGTCCTGCGGGCCTATGCCTGGCCAGGTGCCGGGCCCGCGTCCGTGATCCGCCGGGTCGACGAGCTCGCCCTCGGACCCGAGCCCGGTGCCCTCGCCACGCTGGTCTACGCCATCTACGATCCCGCCCGGCGCCAGCTGCACTGGAGCAGCGCCGGCCATCCTCCCCCGCTGCTCGTGCGACCGGACGGACGGGCCGACTACCTCCTCGGCGCCAACTCGACACTCGTCGGGGTTGGGCCGGACGTCGATCGAACCGAACGAAGGGCGACTCTCGACGTCGGCACCACCCTCGTGCTCTACACCGATGGTCTCGTCGAGACCCGAGACGCCTCGCTCGCCACCGGTATGGACCGTCTCGCCACGCTCGCCGAGAGCCGGCCCTCCGCCTCGCCGGACGATCTGGTCGACCTGCTGCTGGCCGACGTCCAAGCAGCCGAGCAGCGCAAGGACGACGTCGCCATCCTGGTGGCGAGGGTGGTCGCCTGA